One genomic segment of Helianthus annuus cultivar XRQ/B chromosome 14, HanXRQr2.0-SUNRISE, whole genome shotgun sequence includes these proteins:
- the LOC110909136 gene encoding O-fucosyltransferase 39 isoform X1, with product MMLRHGGLSLCGVLVITTLFVPLGYASTSFMLEPIISKPRHSRLFKSALRQENLSKQQSDLWTPLVNQGWKPCIASTSTSSSVSDSSGYIQVFLDGGLNQQRMGICDAVAVAKILNATLVIPYLEVNPVWKDASYFEDIFDVDHFMNVLKDDISIVRELPDEYTWSTREYYASAIRSTRVKNAPLHASANWYREHVSPVLESYGIAAISPFSHRLAFNNMPADIQRLRCKVNFEALTFVSHVRNLGDLLVNRLRFSDDAAGTEYLKQVVDTQGIKSAGKFVALHLRFDKDMAAHSACDFGGGKAEKKALARYRKAIWQGRVMNSRFTDEELRNQGRCPLTPEEIGLLLTALGFDNSTRLYLASHKVYGGEARISALRKLFPQIEDKKSLASAVERAQINGKASLSAAVDYYVSMHSDIFVSASPGNMHNAMVGHRTYLNLKTIRPNMALLGQLFMNKSMNWSDFQAAVVEGQRNRLGKIKIRKAKQSIYTYPVPDCVCQQD from the exons ATGATGCTTCGACACGGCGGCTTGTCACTTTGTGGCGTGTTGGTGATCACTACCCTTTTTGTTCCATTGGGTTATGCTTCTACTTCTTTTATGTTG GAACCGATAATTTCAAAGCCAAGGCACTCACGTCTATTTAAAAGCGCATTACGACAAGAAAAT TTGAGTAAACAACAGTCAGATCTTTGGACACCTTTGGTCAACCAAGGATGGAAGCCCTGTATTGCTTCTACTTCCACTTCTT CATCAGTGTCGGATTCTTCGGGATACATCCAAGTGTTCCTTGATGGAGGATTGAACCAACAAAGGATGGGG ATATGCGATGCAGTTGCTGTGGCTAAAATACTCAATGCAACTCTTGTAATCCCTTATCTTGAAGTGAATCCGGTGTGGAAAGACGCAAG CTATTTTGAGGATATTTTTGATGTGGACCACTTTATGAATGTACTTAAAGATGATATATCTATAGTTAGGGAATTACCCGATGAATACACGTGGAGCACGAGGGAATATTACGCATCTGCCATTAGATCCACTCGAGTTAAAAACGCACCCCTTCATGCTTCAGCAAATTGGTATCGTGAACACGTTTCTCCAGTTCTAGAGAG TTACGGGATAGCTGCAATTTCACCATTTTCTCACCGGCTAGCTTTTAACAACATGCCTGCGGACATCCAGCGGTTACGGTGCAAAGTCAACTTTGAAGCTTTGACTTTTGTTTCCCATGTTAGAAATCTTGGAGATTTACTGGTCAATCGCCTCCGGTTTAGTGATGATGCCGCTGGCACTGAGTATCTTAAACAGGTTGTCGACACACAAGGCATAAAGAGTGCAGGAAAGTTTGTTGCCCTGCACCTACGGTTTGACAAG GATATGGCTGCACACTCAGCATGTGACTTTGGTGGAGGTAAAGCAGAGAAGAAGGCTCTGGCTAGATACCGTAAAGCAATATGGCAAGGGCGGGTCATGAACTCACGGTTCACCGATGAAGAACTAAGGAACCAGGGTCGTTGCCCTTTGACACCCGAAGAAATCGGCTTATTATTGACCGCTTTGGGCTTTGACAATAGTACCCGCTTGTACCTCGCTTCTCACAAG GTGTACGGTGGTGAAGCTAGGATCTCAGCCTTAAGGAAACTTTTTCCACAAATTGAAGATAAAAAGAGCCTTGCTTCTGCTGTCGAACGCGCTCAAATAAATGGGAAAGCTTCTTTATCAGCTGCTGTTGATTATTATGTCAGCATGCATAGTGATATCTTCGTGTCCGCTTCTCCTGGCAATATGCACAATGCAATG GTGGGGCATAGAACATACTTGAATTTGAAGACAATTAGGCCAAACATGGCGTTATTGGGGCAGCTTTTCATGAACAAGAGCATGAATTGGTCGGATTTTCAAGCAGCCGTGGTTGAAGGGCAGAGAAACcggctagggaagatcaagatACGAAAAGCAAAACAATCGATATACACATATCCGGTTCCTGACTGTGTGTGTCAACAAGATTAA
- the LOC110909136 gene encoding O-fucosyltransferase 39 isoform X3, translating into MEPIISKPRHSRLFKSALRQENLSKQQSDLWTPLVNQGWKPCIASTSTSSSVSDSSGYIQVFLDGGLNQQRMGICDAVAVAKILNATLVIPYLEVNPVWKDASYFEDIFDVDHFMNVLKDDISIVRELPDEYTWSTREYYASAIRSTRVKNAPLHASANWYREHVSPVLESYGIAAISPFSHRLAFNNMPADIQRLRCKVNFEALTFVSHVRNLGDLLVNRLRFSDDAAGTEYLKQVVDTQGIKSAGKFVALHLRFDKDMAAHSACDFGGGKAEKKALARYRKAIWQGRVMNSRFTDEELRNQGRCPLTPEEIGLLLTALGFDNSTRLYLASHKVYGGEARISALRKLFPQIEDKKSLASAVERAQINGKASLSAAVDYYVSMHSDIFVSASPGNMHNAMVGHRTYLNLKTIRPNMALLGQLFMNKSMNWSDFQAAVVEGQRNRLGKIKIRKAKQSIYTYPVPDCVCQQD; encoded by the exons ATG GAACCGATAATTTCAAAGCCAAGGCACTCACGTCTATTTAAAAGCGCATTACGACAAGAAAAT TTGAGTAAACAACAGTCAGATCTTTGGACACCTTTGGTCAACCAAGGATGGAAGCCCTGTATTGCTTCTACTTCCACTTCTT CATCAGTGTCGGATTCTTCGGGATACATCCAAGTGTTCCTTGATGGAGGATTGAACCAACAAAGGATGGGG ATATGCGATGCAGTTGCTGTGGCTAAAATACTCAATGCAACTCTTGTAATCCCTTATCTTGAAGTGAATCCGGTGTGGAAAGACGCAAG CTATTTTGAGGATATTTTTGATGTGGACCACTTTATGAATGTACTTAAAGATGATATATCTATAGTTAGGGAATTACCCGATGAATACACGTGGAGCACGAGGGAATATTACGCATCTGCCATTAGATCCACTCGAGTTAAAAACGCACCCCTTCATGCTTCAGCAAATTGGTATCGTGAACACGTTTCTCCAGTTCTAGAGAG TTACGGGATAGCTGCAATTTCACCATTTTCTCACCGGCTAGCTTTTAACAACATGCCTGCGGACATCCAGCGGTTACGGTGCAAAGTCAACTTTGAAGCTTTGACTTTTGTTTCCCATGTTAGAAATCTTGGAGATTTACTGGTCAATCGCCTCCGGTTTAGTGATGATGCCGCTGGCACTGAGTATCTTAAACAGGTTGTCGACACACAAGGCATAAAGAGTGCAGGAAAGTTTGTTGCCCTGCACCTACGGTTTGACAAG GATATGGCTGCACACTCAGCATGTGACTTTGGTGGAGGTAAAGCAGAGAAGAAGGCTCTGGCTAGATACCGTAAAGCAATATGGCAAGGGCGGGTCATGAACTCACGGTTCACCGATGAAGAACTAAGGAACCAGGGTCGTTGCCCTTTGACACCCGAAGAAATCGGCTTATTATTGACCGCTTTGGGCTTTGACAATAGTACCCGCTTGTACCTCGCTTCTCACAAG GTGTACGGTGGTGAAGCTAGGATCTCAGCCTTAAGGAAACTTTTTCCACAAATTGAAGATAAAAAGAGCCTTGCTTCTGCTGTCGAACGCGCTCAAATAAATGGGAAAGCTTCTTTATCAGCTGCTGTTGATTATTATGTCAGCATGCATAGTGATATCTTCGTGTCCGCTTCTCCTGGCAATATGCACAATGCAATG GTGGGGCATAGAACATACTTGAATTTGAAGACAATTAGGCCAAACATGGCGTTATTGGGGCAGCTTTTCATGAACAAGAGCATGAATTGGTCGGATTTTCAAGCAGCCGTGGTTGAAGGGCAGAGAAACcggctagggaagatcaagatACGAAAAGCAAAACAATCGATATACACATATCCGGTTCCTGACTGTGTGTGTCAACAAGATTAA
- the LOC110909135 gene encoding mechanosensitive ion channel protein 2, chloroplastic encodes MAMAGSLNSSHKWGIYKNQRYSKQTVMYNRQGLIGSNKLHTLPAGLSSFASQQDAFGIKLSVRSHQPLNTAPNRFNLVKCNCSLNPVQAFSASAVKNAALALSSGLQGKPIILKLLPAVGIVVFAVWGLGPLMRQTRTIFLHKSDGSWGKSNSRYVMTSYLQPLLLWTGAILICRALDPVVLSSEASQIVKNRLLTFVKSLSTVLALAYCLSSAIQQTQNFFMQTSDATDTRNMGFQFAGKAVYTAVWVAAVSLFMELLGFSTQKWLTAGGLGTVLLTLAGREIFTNFLSSIMIHATRPFVVNEWIKAKIEGYEVSGTVEHVGWWSPTIIRGEDREAIHIPNHKFTMNVVRNMTQKTHWRIKTHLAISHLDVNKINVIVADMRKVLAKNPQVEQQRLHRRVFLENVDPENQSLLILVSCFVKTPHHEEYLCVKEAILLDLLRVISHHRARLATPIRTVQKMYNDADMDSYPFADSVFTRGRAPPHRPLLLMEPNYKVNEEKSKGQNKSSIKSNSKTEGKSASADVKATDKKTSSDAKDKKPNPETTVKDKNVDDGKPSNEAVESDGATEQKATRHAAMEENIVLGVALDGSRRTLPIEEGMDTASSEVKELTKSSSAKGSTSSEKDKKDGNTLGSKNTDNK; translated from the exons ATGGCTATGGCTGGTTCTTTAAATTCTTCTCATAAATGGGGAATTTACAAGAACCAGCGGTACAGCAAGCAGACTGTCATGTATAACCGACAGGGTTTGATTGGAAGTAACAAGTTACATACGTTACCTGCCGGTCTGTCATCGTTTGCCTCG CAACAAGACGCCTTTGGTATCAAGCTTTCAGTTCGATCacatcaaccattaaacacaGCTCCTAATAGATTCAATCTAGTTAAGTGCAATTGCTCACTTAATCCAGTCCAAGCTTTTTCGGCTTCTGCTGTCAAGAATGCCGCACTTGCCTTATCAAG TGGTTTGCAAGGTAAACCTATAATACTGAAGCTACTTCCAGCAGTGGGTATCGTTGTGTTTGCTGTCTGGGGCCTTGGGCCGCTAATGCGTCAAACCAGAACCATTTTTCTTCAC AAGAGTGACGGGAGTTGGGGAAAGAGTAATTCACGTTATGTTATGACCTCTTACCTTCAGCCATTGCTGTTATGGACTGGAGCAATACTTATCTGCAG AGCATTAGATCCAGTCGTCCTGTCATCAGAGGCTAGCCAGATCGTTAAAAATCGGCTCTTAACTTTTGTGAAATCATTATCGACGGTCCTTGCACTTGCTTACTGTTTATCCAG CGCAATTCAACAAACACAGAACTTTTTCATGCAGACAAGTGATGCTACTGATACAAGAAAT ATGGGATTCCAATTTGCCGGCAAAGCTGTATATACTGCAGTATGGGTTGCAGCCGTATCACTTTTCATGGAGCTGTTAGGTTTTTCTACTCAGAAATGGTTAACTGCAGGTGGTCTCGGGACTGTTTTGCTCACACTTGCCGGTCGTGAG ATATTCACAAACTTTCTGTCGAGTATTATGATCCATGCGACACGTCCATTTGTCGTCAATGAATGGATCAAAGCAAAGATCGAAGGCTATGAAGTTTCTGGAACCGTAGAG CATGTTGGTTGGTGGTCACCTACAATCATAAGAGGTGAAGACCGTGAAGCTATTCATATTCCAAATCACAAGTTTACCATGAATGTAGTGAGAAATATGACTCAGAAGACTCATTGGCGTATTAAAACTCATCTGGCTATAAGTCATCTAGATGTCAATAAGATCAAT GTTATCGTAGCTGACATGCGAAAAGTATTAGCAAAGAATCCTCAAGTAGAACAACAAAGATTGCATAGGAGGGTTTTCCTTGAAAACGTCGATCCCGAAAATCAATCCCTTTTG ATTCTGGTGTCATGCTTTGTGAAAACTCCTCATCATGAAGAGTACTTGTGTGTAAAGGAAGCAATCTTGTTGGATCTTCTGCGAGTGATTAGTCATCACCGAGCCCGGCTTGCAACACCAATCCGTACAGTTCAAAAAATGTATAACGACGCTGACATGGACAGCTATCCCTTTGCAGATTCAGTCTTTACTCGTGGCCGCGCACCTCCGCATCGCCCCTTGCTGTTGATGGAACCCAATTACAAAGTCAACGAAGAAAAGTCAAAAGGTCAAAACAAGTCCTCAATAAAGTCAAATAGCAAGACAGAAGGGAAGAGTGCAAGTGCAGATGTAAAAGCCACTGATAAGAAAACAAGTTCTGATGCAAAAGACAAGAAGCCAAATCCTGAGACTACTGTAAAAGATAAAAATGTGGATGATGGAAAACCGAGCAATGAAGCGGTTGAAAGTGATGGTGCAACAGAACAAAAGGCGACACGACATGCTGCAATGGAAGAAAACATAGTTCTAGGTGTTGCTTTAGATGGTTCTAGAAGAACTCTTCCTATTGAAGAGGGAATGGATACTGCTTCATCTGAAGTGAAAGAACTGACGAAAAGCAGTAGTGCCAAAGGATCCACATCGTCAGAGAAGGATAAGAAAGACGGAAACACCCTTGGCTCGAAAAACACCGATAACAAGTAA
- the LOC110909136 gene encoding O-fucosyltransferase 39 isoform X2 has product MMLRHGGLSLCGVLVITTLFVPLGYASTSFMLEPIISKPRHSRLFKSALRQENLSKQQSDLWTPLVNQGWKPCIASTSTSLSDSSGYIQVFLDGGLNQQRMGICDAVAVAKILNATLVIPYLEVNPVWKDASYFEDIFDVDHFMNVLKDDISIVRELPDEYTWSTREYYASAIRSTRVKNAPLHASANWYREHVSPVLESYGIAAISPFSHRLAFNNMPADIQRLRCKVNFEALTFVSHVRNLGDLLVNRLRFSDDAAGTEYLKQVVDTQGIKSAGKFVALHLRFDKDMAAHSACDFGGGKAEKKALARYRKAIWQGRVMNSRFTDEELRNQGRCPLTPEEIGLLLTALGFDNSTRLYLASHKVYGGEARISALRKLFPQIEDKKSLASAVERAQINGKASLSAAVDYYVSMHSDIFVSASPGNMHNAMVGHRTYLNLKTIRPNMALLGQLFMNKSMNWSDFQAAVVEGQRNRLGKIKIRKAKQSIYTYPVPDCVCQQD; this is encoded by the exons ATGATGCTTCGACACGGCGGCTTGTCACTTTGTGGCGTGTTGGTGATCACTACCCTTTTTGTTCCATTGGGTTATGCTTCTACTTCTTTTATGTTG GAACCGATAATTTCAAAGCCAAGGCACTCACGTCTATTTAAAAGCGCATTACGACAAGAAAAT TTGAGTAAACAACAGTCAGATCTTTGGACACCTTTGGTCAACCAAGGATGGAAGCCCTGTATTGCTTCTACTTCCACTTCTT TGTCGGATTCTTCGGGATACATCCAAGTGTTCCTTGATGGAGGATTGAACCAACAAAGGATGGGG ATATGCGATGCAGTTGCTGTGGCTAAAATACTCAATGCAACTCTTGTAATCCCTTATCTTGAAGTGAATCCGGTGTGGAAAGACGCAAG CTATTTTGAGGATATTTTTGATGTGGACCACTTTATGAATGTACTTAAAGATGATATATCTATAGTTAGGGAATTACCCGATGAATACACGTGGAGCACGAGGGAATATTACGCATCTGCCATTAGATCCACTCGAGTTAAAAACGCACCCCTTCATGCTTCAGCAAATTGGTATCGTGAACACGTTTCTCCAGTTCTAGAGAG TTACGGGATAGCTGCAATTTCACCATTTTCTCACCGGCTAGCTTTTAACAACATGCCTGCGGACATCCAGCGGTTACGGTGCAAAGTCAACTTTGAAGCTTTGACTTTTGTTTCCCATGTTAGAAATCTTGGAGATTTACTGGTCAATCGCCTCCGGTTTAGTGATGATGCCGCTGGCACTGAGTATCTTAAACAGGTTGTCGACACACAAGGCATAAAGAGTGCAGGAAAGTTTGTTGCCCTGCACCTACGGTTTGACAAG GATATGGCTGCACACTCAGCATGTGACTTTGGTGGAGGTAAAGCAGAGAAGAAGGCTCTGGCTAGATACCGTAAAGCAATATGGCAAGGGCGGGTCATGAACTCACGGTTCACCGATGAAGAACTAAGGAACCAGGGTCGTTGCCCTTTGACACCCGAAGAAATCGGCTTATTATTGACCGCTTTGGGCTTTGACAATAGTACCCGCTTGTACCTCGCTTCTCACAAG GTGTACGGTGGTGAAGCTAGGATCTCAGCCTTAAGGAAACTTTTTCCACAAATTGAAGATAAAAAGAGCCTTGCTTCTGCTGTCGAACGCGCTCAAATAAATGGGAAAGCTTCTTTATCAGCTGCTGTTGATTATTATGTCAGCATGCATAGTGATATCTTCGTGTCCGCTTCTCCTGGCAATATGCACAATGCAATG GTGGGGCATAGAACATACTTGAATTTGAAGACAATTAGGCCAAACATGGCGTTATTGGGGCAGCTTTTCATGAACAAGAGCATGAATTGGTCGGATTTTCAAGCAGCCGTGGTTGAAGGGCAGAGAAACcggctagggaagatcaagatACGAAAAGCAAAACAATCGATATACACATATCCGGTTCCTGACTGTGTGTGTCAACAAGATTAA
- the LOC110909133 gene encoding protein ecdysoneless homolog, producing MSEANTSSIFHQKNSRLPEDTVFFSIFPDFSLSADIKPQTPKTNPLIFSQLQSLHLQILQSLSSYTTNYIWQHEPFTLSSSTQSPCATCPPSSNHIPHLHGKLRYGDNLEDEWFVVFLLFETSRKFPNLSICVWDTDGEFLLIEAAFHLPKWLNPETSTNRIFIRGGDLHIVPKSHFPSVPTLFDSLSYVLTHEEQTKAPSSVQLAIKNRIGDYPDRAVKNMHRVTVRVPVSVAKILKHEPCLISLAVEGFYDRDIDSMKYAARMERFLPNKSSEEIVEVSVVMSRAMYAQLMQQTFQAPKGYPMPPRSDGGYTAAELGMKIACGFEMIYQMKKRNGLEGKGGTWEVYKESLEKNGYFDGLLPGSKEYKRLMENAQEYYQKSSLHHRESEILSAPVRRIDDILSQPFSVDEFKGQEIPPSDDDSWLYNGEDELNAALSERQQEMEYYNTNRKKNSKSKEQEDVGPSSSSNVDNYDLGDIAKSMQEFIDKMSSFEGAEVPSDRNSKDVDIDVERFMKEIESVMKPTKAARADGDYDVDEDLSSDMDIDDPDGSDTKEDEDEQTDFMESYSDALTKELKSTTLDKSFVRANDPPVKKDEGASGEMDDDEFTLVDVDLNLVKSFLGSFSSQEGLPGPASNLLGLMGLQLPQDDNKDK from the exons ATGTCTGAAGCGAACACTTCATCCATCTTCCACCAAAAAAACTCACGACTCCCCGAAGACACAGTCTTCTTCTCCATATTCCCCGATTTTTCTCTTTCAGCCGACATTAAACCCCAAACTCCTAAAACAAACCCTCTTATATTCTCACAACTCCAATCTCTCCACCTTCAAATCCTTCAATCTCTCTCCTCCTACACCACTAACTACATATGGCAACACGAACCCTTCACTCTCTCTTCCTCCACTCAATCACCATGTGCCACCTGTCCTCCTTCTTCAAACCACATCCCACATCTTCACGGAAAACTTAGGTACGGAGACAATCTTGAAGACGAATGGTTCGTTGTGTTCCTTCTCTTCGAAACCTCACGCAAATTCCCAAACCTCTCAATCTGTGTGTGGGATACAGACGGCGAGTTTCTGTTAATCGAAGCGGCTTTCCATCTCCCAAAGTGGCTCAACCCGGAAACCAGCACGAACCGTATTTTCATCCGTGGTGGCGATTTACATATAGTTCCGAAAAGTCACTTCCCCTCGGTTCCTACTCTATTCGATTCACTTTCTTACGTATTAACACACGAGGAGCAAACCAAAGCTCCGAGCTCGGTTCAACTCGCCATCAAAAACCGAATCGGAGATTATCCCGATAGGGCGGTTAAGAATATGCATCGTGTTACGGTTAGGGTTCCGGTATCTGTGGCAAAGATCTTGAAACACGAACCGTGTTTGATTTCACTAGCAGTGGAAGGGTTTTATGACCGAGACATTGATTCGATGAAATACGCAGCGCGTATGGAACGGTTTTTGCCAAATAAAAGTAGTGAAGAGATAGTTGAAGTATCGGTGGTGATGTCACGCGCAATGTATGCACAGTTGATGCAACAAACGTTTCAAGCCCCGAAGGGTTACCCAATGCCGCCAAGGAGTGACGGTGGCTATACTGCAGCGGAATTGGGCATGAAGATAGCATGCGGGTTTGAAATGATTTATCAGATGAAAAAACGAAACGGGTTGGAAGGGAAAGGTGGCACTTGGGAGGTTTATAAAGAGAGTTTAGAGAAAAACGGGTACTTTGACGGGTTGCTTCCCGGGTCAAAGGAGTACAAAAGATTAATGGAGAATGCACAAGAATATTACCAAAAAAGTTCTTTACATCATAGAGAAAG TGAAATACTGAGTGCTCCGGTTAGGCGTATAGACGATATACTTTCTCAACCTTTTTCGGTAGATGAATTTAAGGGTCAAGAAATTCCTCCATCGGATGATGATTCGTGGCTTTACAACGGTGAGGATGAATTAAATGCTGCTCTTTCCGAGCGGCAACAAGAGATGGAGTATTATAACACGAATCGTAAAAAGAATAGTAAGTCGAAAGAGCAGGAGGATGTGGGCCCCTCGTCTTCCTCAAACGTAGACAATTATGATCTTGGTGATATAGCAAAATCTATGCAAGAATTTATTGACAAGATGTCTAGCTTTGAGGGAGCAGAAGTTCCTTCAGACAG GAATTCAAAAGATGTGGATATTGACGTGGAACGCTTTATGAAAGAGATTGAGTCGGTTATGAAGCCTACAAAAGCAGCACGTGCTGATGGAGATTATGACGTTGATGAAGACCTTTCCTCTGACATGGATATAG ATGATCCAGACGGCAGCGATACCAAAGAGGATGAAGATGAACAAACCGATTTCATGGAATCTTATTCTGATGCTCTGACTAAGGAACTCAAGAGCACTACACTCGACAAAAGTTTTGTTCGCGCAAATGATCCACCCGTAAAGAAGGATGAG GGAGCATCTGGAGAGATGGATGATGACGAGTTCACTCTGGTAGATGTGGATTTGAACCTTGTAAAGAGCTTTCTTGGTTCGTTTTCTTCTCAAGAGGGACTACCGGGACCTGCTTCGAATCTGCTTGGTCTCATGGGCCTTCAACTCCCACAAGACGACAACAAGGACAAATGA